ACCTAAACTTCTCACTGAACCAAGGTGAAACGCTTGGTATCGTAGGTGAGTCCGGTTCAGGTAAATCTCAGACTGTATTCTCAATCATGGGTTTGCTAGCGAAAAACGGTATTGTATCGGGCAGCGCTCAGTTTGAAGGTCGTGAGATCCTTAACCTACCAGAGAAAGAGCTGAACAAAGTTCGTGCAGAGCAGATTGCGATGATCTTCCAGGACCCAATGACCTCACTGAACCCTTACATGAAGGTAAGTGATCAGTTGATGGAAGTACTGATGCTGCACAAAGGCATGGGCAAAGCGGAAGCGTTCGAAGAATCTGTTCGCATGCTAGAAGCGGTTAAGATCCCAGAAGCACGTAAGCGTATTACCATGTATCCGCATGAGTTTTCAGGCGGTATGCGTCAGCGTGTAATGATTGCGATGGCACTACTTTGTCGTCCAAAACTTCTGATTGCCGATGAGCCTACTACGGCACTCGACGTAACTGTTCAGGCGCAGATCATGGATCTTCTGAACGAGCTAAAAACAGAGTTCAATACAGCAATCATTATGATTACCCACGATTTGGGCGTTGTGGCTGGTTCTTGTGACAAAGTACTCGTGATGTACGCGGGTCGTACGATGGAATACGGTACCGTTGATGAGATCTTCTACAACCCAAGTCACCCATATGCCGAGGGTCTGCTAAAGGCAATCCCTCGCTTGGATACCGAAGGTGAAATTCTGCCTACGATTCCAGGCAACCCACCTAACTTGCTACGTCTACCACCAGGCTGTCCTTACCAAGAGCGTTGCCACCGTGCAACACCTCAGTGCAGCGTGGAAGCACCAAAGCTAGAGAACTTTGGTCAAGGTCGTCAACGTGCGTGTTTTTCTGATTGGGAGGCTTGGGCCAAATGAATGCAATGACAAATAACAAAGAACTTCTTTTAGACGTTAAAGACCTTAAGGTTCACTTTAGCATTGCTTCTAAGTCCGCATGGCCTTGGAGCAAGCCTTCTAACCTAAAAGCTGTCGACGGTGTTAACGTACGTTTATACGAAGGCGAGACACTGGGCGTTGTAGGCGAGTCTGGTTGTGGTAAATCTACGTTTGCTCGTGCCATCATTGGCCTTGTAGAAGCGACGGACGGTGAAGTGATGTGGCTTGGTCAAGATCTGACTAAGATGCAAGCGGTTCAGCGTCGTAATACGCGTAAAGAAATCCAAATGATTTTCCAGGATCCTTTGGCGTCGCTTAACCCGCGTATGACAGTGGGCGACATCATCGCAGAGCCTCTAGAGACCTTCTATCCAGAACTTTCTAAGCAAGAAGTGAAAGATCGCGTTAAGGAAATGATGGCTAAGGTAGGTCTACTACCAAACGTTATCAACCGTTACCCTCACGAGTTCTCGGGTGGTCAGTGTCAGCGTATCGGTATCGCACGTGCACTTATCCTAAAGCCTAAGATGATCATCTGTGATGAACCAGTATCAGCACTAGACGTATCGATTCAGGCTCAGGTTGTTAACCTTCTTAAAGAGCTACAAAAAGAGTTAGGTTTGAGCTTGGTTTTCATTGCCCACGATTTGTCGGTAGTAAAACACATCTCT
This window of the Vibrio maritimus genome carries:
- a CDS encoding ABC transporter ATP-binding protein → MSLLDVKDLRVEFKTQDGMVTAVNDLNFSLNQGETLGIVGESGSGKSQTVFSIMGLLAKNGIVSGSAQFEGREILNLPEKELNKVRAEQIAMIFQDPMTSLNPYMKVSDQLMEVLMLHKGMGKAEAFEESVRMLEAVKIPEARKRITMYPHEFSGGMRQRVMIAMALLCRPKLLIADEPTTALDVTVQAQIMDLLNELKTEFNTAIIMITHDLGVVAGSCDKVLVMYAGRTMEYGTVDEIFYNPSHPYAEGLLKAIPRLDTEGEILPTIPGNPPNLLRLPPGCPYQERCHRATPQCSVEAPKLENFGQGRQRACFSDWEAWAK
- the oppF gene encoding murein tripeptide/oligopeptide ABC transporter ATP binding protein OppF → MTNNKELLLDVKDLKVHFSIASKSAWPWSKPSNLKAVDGVNVRLYEGETLGVVGESGCGKSTFARAIIGLVEATDGEVMWLGQDLTKMQAVQRRNTRKEIQMIFQDPLASLNPRMTVGDIIAEPLETFYPELSKQEVKDRVKEMMAKVGLLPNVINRYPHEFSGGQCQRIGIARALILKPKMIICDEPVSALDVSIQAQVVNLLKELQKELGLSLVFIAHDLSVVKHISDRVLVMYLGNAVELGEAEALFADPKHPYTRALMSAVPIPDPKIERSKTIQMLEGDLPSPINPPSGCVFRTRCPQATEQCAQQKPTIQGTDVHAVSCLNVSV